Proteins from a genomic interval of Clostridium sp. 'deep sea':
- a CDS encoding CtsR family transcriptional regulator codes for MADIIAIYLQEQLQDSSNYIEVSRKELADYFDCVPSQITYVLQTRFTPRNGYRVVSVRGGGGYIRIFKRVVDHKALPIIEDAISEKSAQLLIDSLYNQRYIDTEQHLILRTTTSNHTFGFSGTEADKLRSRLLRSLFNIMLVK; via the coding sequence ATGGCAGACATTATAGCCATTTATTTACAGGAACAGTTGCAAGATAGTAGTAATTATATAGAGGTTAGTAGAAAAGAATTAGCAGATTATTTTGATTGTGTACCTTCTCAAATAACATATGTGCTGCAAACTCGTTTCACGCCGAGAAATGGTTATCGCGTAGTTAGTGTTCGTGGTGGAGGCGGATATATTCGGATATTTAAAAGAGTAGTAGATCATAAAGCTTTACCTATTATTGAAGATGCTATTAGTGAAAAATCAGCTCAGTTGTTAATAGATTCACTATACAATCAAAGATATATAGATACAGAGCAACATTTAATATTAAGAACCACTACAAGCAATCATACCTTTGGCTTTAGTGGTACGGAAGCAGACAAGTTGCGTAGTAGACTATTGAGATCTTTGTTTAACATTATGTTAGTAAAGTAG
- a CDS encoding UvrB/UvrC motif-containing protein, with amino-acid sequence MKCNVCGQKEANVKIVKVINGEKTVIHLCEDCAKNHGDLTFNQQGFNLSNLISDFFSSSFSTPQFNALQNNELKCSKCGLSWRGFQEHSRLGCSECYNTFKDQLLPLIRRMHGNALHQGQIPKTKQPDLLKKKQLKDKKIKLQEAILEERYEDAAKFRDEIKTIEHEIEGIKNE; translated from the coding sequence ATGAAATGTAATGTTTGTGGTCAAAAAGAAGCCAATGTAAAAATAGTTAAGGTTATTAATGGTGAAAAAACAGTTATCCATTTATGTGAGGATTGTGCTAAAAATCATGGAGATCTAACCTTTAATCAGCAGGGTTTTAACTTGTCTAATTTAATCTCTGACTTTTTTAGTTCAAGTTTTTCAACACCACAATTTAATGCCTTACAGAATAACGAATTAAAGTGCAGTAAATGTGGTTTATCATGGCGAGGCTTTCAGGAGCATAGTAGATTAGGATGTAGTGAATGTTACAACACATTTAAAGATCAGCTCTTACCGTTAATTCGAAGAATGCATGGTAATGCTCTTCATCAAGGGCAAATACCTAAAACAAAACAACCTGATTTGCTCAAGAAAAAGCAATTAAAAGATAAAAAAATAAAATTGCAAGAGGCAATACTAGAAGAACGATATGAAGATGCCGCTAAATTTAGAGATGAAATAAAAACAATAGAACACGAAATAGAGGGTATTAAAAATGAATAA
- a CDS encoding protein arginine kinase yields the protein MNKPVNNINCAWINEAKATDYIVVSSRVRLARNLQEFVFPTNINLQDSQKVVNKLKEIITKNEQFNYYKLSDLNNLSKLVLVEKHLISPQFANVTNRDGAVLINNEGSISIMVNEEDHLRLQCILPGLNLNECYNKVNEIDESFEKELNYAYDSQLGYLTSCPTNIGTGMRASVMLHLPALVKTKNIAKAFDTAAKFGFVARGIYGEGTEGLGNMFQISNQITLGRSEEDIINSLSNLVKQLVDYEINARKYLVEHYQLELEDSIGRAWGIMTGARKMSSEEAMKLLSNLRLGAERDLVVKITAQELNKIMLEIQPASLQHTVNERLNADNRDIMRATILRQRLQ from the coding sequence ATGAATAAGCCAGTTAATAATATTAATTGTGCTTGGATTAATGAAGCCAAAGCCACAGACTATATTGTTGTAAGTAGTAGGGTTAGGTTAGCACGTAATCTACAAGAGTTTGTATTTCCTACAAATATAAACTTGCAAGACTCCCAAAAAGTAGTGAATAAACTAAAAGAAATAATTACTAAAAATGAGCAGTTTAATTACTATAAATTATCTGATTTAAACAACCTATCTAAACTAGTTTTAGTAGAAAAACATCTTATTAGCCCTCAGTTTGCTAATGTGACTAATAGAGATGGAGCTGTTTTAATTAATAATGAGGGTAGTATTAGCATAATGGTAAATGAAGAGGATCATTTAAGGCTACAATGTATTTTACCTGGACTTAACTTAAATGAGTGTTATAACAAAGTTAATGAAATAGATGAGAGTTTTGAAAAAGAGTTAAATTATGCTTACGATTCACAATTAGGCTATTTAACATCTTGCCCTACTAATATAGGTACCGGAATGAGAGCATCAGTTATGCTTCACTTACCAGCCTTAGTTAAAACCAAGAATATTGCTAAAGCTTTTGATACAGCTGCTAAGTTTGGTTTTGTAGCAAGAGGTATTTATGGTGAAGGAACAGAGGGACTAGGCAACATGTTTCAAATCAGTAATCAAATAACGCTTGGTAGGTCAGAGGAAGATATTATTAATAGTCTTTCTAACCTTGTTAAACAATTAGTAGATTATGAAATAAATGCTCGCAAATATTTAGTAGAACATTATCAATTAGAGCTAGAAGATAGCATTGGTAGAGCCTGGGGCATAATGACTGGAGCTCGTAAAATGAGCAGTGAAGAAGCAATGAAGTTATTGTCTAATTTAAGATTAGGGGCAGAAAGAGATCTTGTTGTTAAAATTACTGCTCAAGAGTTAAATAAAATAATGTTAGAGATACAACCTGCTTCATTACAGCATACTGTAAATGAACGACTAAATGCGGATAATAGAGATATTATGAGAGCAACAATATTGAGACAGCGTTTACAATAA